The following are encoded together in the Anopheles nili chromosome 3, idAnoNiliSN_F5_01, whole genome shotgun sequence genome:
- the LOC128726952 gene encoding Krueppel homolog 1-like → MKKSVETATTKVVAAAAAAAAAASLAENVDLWTQQDWIKNILSKSGTEIKEVPTEDLCKMVYYSGLPLLMTQQQAQQQQQQHQDGAVLQMGYNDGNGADQYASMAGPPSRNGGTNPYQQQHHTVSLTNGLTITNGSQGCSSNTNNSSSASSNTSNGQLTIVLNPPAPSGSSTYPASPIGGGSSSGTEPASYPVPVNGSIGNSKFRCEQCNISFGSKSAHTSHMKSHAKQATSEKMGGKSVDSVTISASDAGGSGAGTGSAGQLQTSQQPDPYQCDVCKKTFAVPARLVRHYRTHTGERPFECEFCHKMFSVKENLQVHRRIHTKERPYKCEICGRAFEHSGKLHRHMRIHTGERPHKCNVCGKTFIQSGQLVIHMRTHTGEKPYKCPVEGCGKGFTCSKQLKVHSRTHTGEKPYHCDICFRDFGYNHVLKLHRVQHYGAKCYKCTICEETFKSKKEMEAHIKGHANELPDEEETVEGGAACKQEDALSSAVDPSDPSSVLEGGSGSNSNSSSSSSSGSNSNSSFEYSSSMSHTEGLETGSMAGECAEKTLSRAHFTSMKPSVGSPSIPSSRVAMLEGMQMSQGDENGEEENDDDEEDIDRKQITNQYTQPYDQSLHRAYGGGVPTGGVAPALLAAASMAAAVENECREVKFCPDVKQQQRSISPTQPSSISISRITPPPSHGSSSSSCSSSSILSITPSTGAAPVLHESVGTGMTSASGQYMYEPMAIMKHHGYFAPASQITEFRSSSDIVRQVEAAIAGTENLLTPPRSSPESPDRSSSPESDSVLMADRDNNTLPPRKRKLYFKDSQQHQPQSASAPKLPALDDQQRLQHQGHYTVTRAPMELVQQAQPEAHSSQHSQQLFPNSLPQHATEQQHHEQQQYHQHRPEGGRSIKMEMLQSTSPNHEQRLASPTPSAPPQTGATSVIRMSSVIQYANKSS, encoded by the exons ATGAAGAAAAGCGTGGAAACAGCAACGACCAAGGTGGTAGCTGCAGCTGCGGCAGCCGCAGCCGCCGCTAGTTTGGCAGAAAATGTTGATCTCTGGACGCAGCAAGATTGGATTAAGAACATTCTATCCAAATCGGGAACAGAAATAAAAGAGGTTCCAACAGAAG ATCTATGCAAGATGGTGTATTATTCGGGTCTCCCGTTGCTCATGACGCAGCAGCAagcacagcaacaacagcagcaacaccaggaCGGAGCGGTCCTTCAGATGGGGTACAACGATGGGAATGGAGCCGATCAGTATGCGTCGATGGCGGGTCCACCTTCGCGAAATGGCGGCACCAATCCttaccaacagcagcatcacaCAGTCAGCCTCACAAACGGACTGACGATCACGAATGGATCGCAAGGTTgtagcagcaacaccaacaacagcagtagtGCCAGCAGTAACACAAGCAATGGGCAGTTGACAATTGTGCTCAATCCGCCAGCACCAAGTGGTAGTTCGACCTATCCTGCATCTCCCATTGGAGGAGGATCGTCCTCAGGAACGGAACCTGCGTCATATCCTGTGCCAGTCAACGGTTCAATTGGCAACTCAAAGTTCCGCTGCGAACAGTGCAACATCAGCTTCGGTAGCAAGAGTGCCCACACGAGTCACATGAAGTCTCACGCCAAGCAGGCGACCAGTGAGaagatgggtggaaaaagcgtaGATTCGGTGACTATTTCCGCCAGTGATGCTGGCGGTTCTGGAGCGGGAACTGGATCGGCAGGTCAGCTCCAGACGAGCCAGCAGCCAGATCCGTACCAGTGCGATGTGTGTAAGAAAACATTTGCCGTTCCAGCGCGATTGGTGCGGCATTATCGAACGCATACCGGAGAGCGTCCGTTTGAGTGCGAGTTTTGCCATAAAATGTTTAGCGTGAAGGAAAATCTGCAGGTACATCGGCGGATCCACACGAAGGAGCGTCCGTACAAGTGCGAGATTTGTGGGCGAGCCTTTGAGCATAGCGGAAAGCTGCACCGGCACATGCGCATTCACACGGGCGAACGGCCGCACAAATGCAACGTGTGCGGGAAAACGTTCATACAATCCGGCCAGCTTGTGATCCACATGCGAACACATACCG GTGAAAAACCATACAAATGCCCAGTGGAAGGCTGCGGTAAGGGTTTCACATGCAGCAAACAGCTCAAGGTGCACTCCCGGACGCATACGGGCGAGAAACCGTACCATTGTGATATTTGTTTCCGGGACTTTGGCTACAACCACGTGCTGAAGCTGCACCGCGTGCAGCATTACGGAGCCAAATGCTACAAGTGCACGATCTGTGAGGAAACgttcaaaagcaaaaaggagatGGAGGCACACATTAAGGGCCACGCGAATGAGCTGCCCGATGAGGAGGAAACGGTTGAGGGTGGTGCAGCCTGCAAACAGGAGGACGCGCTGTCGTCAGCGGTAGACCCGTCCGATCCGTCCTCCGTCCTGGAGGGTGGAAGTGGAAgcaatagcaacagcagcagtagtagcagcagcggtAGCAATAGTAACAGTTCGTTTGAATATTCGTCTAGCATGAGCCATACCGAGGGCTTAGAAACCGGGTCTATGGCAGGTGAATGTGCGGAGAAAACGTTGAGCAGAGCACATTTCACGAGCATGAAACCTTCGGTGGGATCTCCCTCCATCCCTTCGTCCCGTGTGGCAATGCTTGAGGGGATGCAGATGTCTCAGGGTGATGAAAACGGCGAGGAAGAaaacgacgatgatgaggaagATATCGATCGAAAGCAGATTACCAACCAGTACACCCAGCCGTACGATCAATCGCTACATCGAGCATATGGAGGAGGCGTTCCAACGGGTGGCGTTGCACCAGCACTTCTGGCCGCAGCATCGATGGCTGCagctgtggaaaatgaatgCCGTGAAGTAAAGTTTTGTCCGGACgtgaagcaacagcaacgctCGATCTCGCCAACGCAACCGTCTTCAATTTCGATCTCGAGGATCACTCCACCGCCGTCTCATGGTTCCTCGTCTTCATCGTGTTCATCCTCATCGATTTTATCGATTACACCGTCCACCGGTGCTGCGCCTGTGTTACACGAGTCGGTTGGAACCGGCATGACATCGGCTTCAGGGCAATACATGTACGAACCAATGGCAATCATGAAACATCACGGATACTTTGCACCCGCCTCGCAGATTACAGAGTTTCG ATCGTCCAGTGATATCGTGCGGCAGGTGGAAGCGGCGATTGCTGGCACGGAAAACCTACTGACACCGCCACGCTCATCACCCGAATCACCCGATCGCTCATCATCGCCCGAATCCGATTCAGTATTAATGGCGGACAGGGACAACAACACGCTGCCACCCCGCAAACGGAAGCTGTACTTCAAGGACAGTCAACAACACCAGCCACAATCAGCTTCGGCTCCGAAACTGCCTGCATTGGATGATCAACAGCGGCTGCAACACCAAGGACACTACACCGTGACGCGAGCACCGATGGAGCTCGTACAGCAGGCTCAACCGGAGGCTCATTCTAGCCAACATTCGCAACAACTGTTCCCCAACAGTCTGCCGCAGCACGCAACGGAACAACAGCACcatgagcagcagcagtatcatCAACATAGGCCCGAAGGAGGCCGCTCCATCAAGATGGAAATGTTGCAGAGTACATCCCCGAACCATGAGCAACGGCTTGCCTCACCAACTCCGTCAGCACCGCCGCAAACGGGAGCTACCAGCGTCATCCGGATGAGCTCCGTCATCCAGTACGCAAACAAGTCATCGTAG
- the LOC128722757 gene encoding neurogenic protein mastermind — MCIISSAPSKRTEPPLASLIVRKDVYYYEAYGTTDLSTVTSSHRLGPCELPLPDQWLVHTQLSQPTQPSQASFYSTSQTGGQSLGGLGGLSASTLPIHQQQHSSSAQQPSSQLQHQINAPQSAAATATSGAAPASQLQSQSKIMNVVVPSVACPPTASKKIRRKPDAKQPQSQINKCNNEKRRRELENEYIEQLGEFLQIKRDMTACKPDKAAILSEVVRTFRHMLEQGNPNLTGSRCSKCSPDCSASCKLHPVQQGEVSSTEPPLPEPSVNGHSPEKSAYFEAVQHYISNVGWALLEINSEGVIECATENVRDVLHYSRTELHGQSIYSYLHTGDHSKLSPILNKNSFELNWDQNEMFYQTPKRTIRTKIRWLLRAPEGANETIEQKQQRLEKYKDLLIISAPVKDDTEESSSVLCLITLPEDDQASIETTTMPQTLDEQLTLKLDTSGNIIDYDSSTLRKQFAGNLTKETIRSIYDICHYQDRPRLNEHLSNVRSANGTPLELTYRLRLGGPDVYVHVKTQSKLFRCTKPNESDFIMAICTVLTENEVTMLSADGGGNGAMVMGGGSGGLSAAMSGSNINNNNGGNNGSSSSSNPTSSSSLGLLMPSTSSSVTGGGLNGSNEVVARHMAQITQGVSNMGGPLMSSVLNGGSGSGAGGGGGGPNASGMLGGGGSMTGGTMSGPGGMGGGPGGGATGPGASVLSGMGAGGNVAIGPGSAMGSIVSPRSNPNSSSLLCAPSSDNSNFFNSDFELDFPHSTFDMESVGVGWDSRPDSRTSVTPVSTPRPPSVSAYSPAAAPMCASPMTPYYSGNTMGGMPSPSNNNGGAGGGGSGSGLVNTNMSLNNNNNNTNNNNNNTGTPFGSNAFQFPFDDSKDKLQDMQSQQQQQQQQHHPHMSPMQQHQSSMQSQQMVQRQQHQQQHHQHQQHQQHLQQQPQAPSNTHDSERLRNLLTTKRPHSNASSSSGLDMDHDHRNPNRILKGLLNSEEDKDNNGNKLSTTSLSQRIPQSVRTPTQGSGNSGGVSGLGLTARSGNENSKSSTNNMLLQLLNDKSDDDDSDARNRQGPSELLKQLQKVKDEPKEHNPAPLNNEELIQMLRVQSNDRKRPSTEPDEGSAVKRTDNRPSKLRERNKMLASLLANPAKAPMPMQTAMPFNRIIPDIPNSGLARQLANVSSSTAPNQTLNNNNLTTSNNNLKQVQQLNQMRLQQQQQQQQMRKSAMPSQSQQPPTSSDIYLNHQQQQHHHQQQQQHPQAHQQHLQQQQHLPPHPHQQHHSQQQQQQQASLMQQQMLAAHRQQNFSPAIQDSGIGSAGSGSFATSTSGTSTQPVSEWDPELNEILNHVIDIAPEGDFAESELNSILGLSPIESSTSSVVPSQTSQPDIHEKLAINAIQKSLMQYENVSSPLQPQPQPQFSGSPPAYPMHAMAGGASSGSGSGGGSGPNMGPMGPSGSGPGVGPGSGATGSASGGGGGPAVSSGSNMQQQQQQQSSQSGANQNFTPPPVYTQRMRIPQGQMGGGNPGVPQNLLAMQKLHQNRDRILQEQQRTRLLQQQQKQQMVVTVNPTANSDLGPPNVTLTRANNVPDSQLSPGFSPSLMQQQLSPSQRAQLSPQQAGFQGNPFNNNPGHRLSPQLQQMVSGFGNAGGNVNQQLSPRQPPFGAGVGGQAVNQPNVVVPGQSPQQQQQQQQQQQQQQQQAQQQWQQNTNARLSIQQQNPMLNAQLSSVGGFNPAANRQFVGPPQRQRNTLNSPGTPRQQNAFGGSMVDGGGFPGPPSPSPVGVSAPNFANNVYATQQMRLQRQGSVPPQATQHLHAVFAGSPRSAYGGHGPGPDATGYGMMFGNAAAMQQHTATSPGDFFNRSQTGVNGGIIGGGSSMGSGGGGGGGGSGGSSSSLSNGTNSGGQSLNHSELVRQELRAVVSGRAQRPPSHSSPMGLSPLGSMSLQACNDITGGIGSGGGGGVTGGGGMNASVVGSSNGVCSAMSNMLSGGIGVGSSGSAGGSRTSSTDTGMSGAMLHSGSTSTGLDPSMLFNYHLTQKEFFGGNTSR; from the exons ATGTGTATCATATCATCAGCCCCCTCGAAACGCACAGAACCTCCACTAGCGTCGCTGATTGTGCGAAAAGACGTATACTACTATGAGGCGTACGGCACAA CGGATCTTAGTACCGTAACAAGCAGTCACAG GCTTGGCCCATGTGAACTACCACTGCCGGACCAGTGGCTTGTCCATACACAATTGTCGCAGCCAACGCAACCGTCTCAAGCATCGTTCTACTCCACATCGCAAACCGGTGGCCAAAGTTTGGGTGGACTCGGTGGACTGTCAGCCTCAACACTGCCGAtacatcaacagcaacattcCTCCAGCGCCCAGCAGCCATCATCTCAGTTGCAACACCAAATCAACGCGCCGCAATCAGCTGCCGCAACAGCTACATCGGGAGCAGCTCCAGCATCACAACTGCAGAGCCAGTCAAAAATAATGAATGTCGTCGTACCATCCGTGGCCTGTCCGCCTACCGCATCGAAAAAGATACGCCGCAAGCCAGACGCGAAG CAGCCACAATCGCAGATCAACAAGTGCAACAACGAGAAACGTCGCCGAGAGCTAGAAAATGAGTACATTGAGCAACTTGGCGAGTTCCTGCAGATCAAGCGGGATATGACCGCCTGTAAACCAGACAAAGCGGCGATATTAAGTGAAGTAGTACGAACG TTTCGTCATATGCTAGAGCAAGGAAACCCGAATCTAACAGGTTCGCGGTGTTCCAAATGCTCGCCGGATTGTTCCGCTTCCTGCAAACTGCACCCAGTGCAACAGGGGGAGGTCTCATCCACTGAACCGCCACTACCGGAACCTTCGGTGAACGGCCACTCGCCGGAAAAGTCGGCTTACTTCGAGGCAGTGCAGCACTACATCTCGAACGTCGGCTGGGCCCTACTCGAGATCAACTCGGAGGGTGTGATTGAATGTGCCACGGAGAACGTCCGCGACGTACTGCACTACTCGCGCACGGAGCTCCACGGACAGTCTATCTATTCGTACCTGCATACTGGTGATCATTCAAAGCTGAGTCCTATTTTAAATAAGAATTCCTTTGAGCTAAACTGGGATCAAAATGAG ATGTTCTATCAGACGCCAAAGCGGACCATTCGGACAAAGATTCGTTGGTTACTGAGGGCGCCGGAaggagcaaacgaaacgatcgagcaaaagcagcaacgcTTGGAGAAGTACAAGGATCTGCTCATTATTTCCGCTCCCGTAAAGGATGATACGGAAGAATCGTCCTCGGTGCTCTGTCTAATTACACTACCCGAGGACGATCAAGCATCCATTGAAACGACCACTATGCCACAAACGCTGGACGAACAGCTAACGCTGAAGCTGGATACTAGTGGTAACATTATAG ATTACGACTCATCGACGCTAAGGAAACAGTTTGCAGGAAATCTTACCAAAGAGACTATACGGTCAATATACGACATCTGCCACTATCAGGACCGTCCGCGTTTGAACGAACATCTCAGCAACGTCCGTTCGGCCAACGGTACTCCGCTGGAGCTGACGTACCGCTTGCGCCTCGGCGGCCCTGATGTGTACGTGCACGTGAAGACGCAATCGAAGCTCTTCCGCTGCACGAAACCAAATGAATCGGACTTCATAATGGCCATCTGTACCGTGCTGACGGAGAACGAAGTCACCATGCTATCGGCGGACGGCGGGGGCAACGGTGCAATGGTGATGGGAGGCGGCAGTGGTGGCCTTAGCGCAGCAATGAGCGGCAGTAACATTAACAATAACAACGGCGGCAACAACggtagcagtagcagcagtaatCCTACCTCATCCTCGTCCCTGGGTCTGCTAATGCCAAGCACTAGCAGCTCGGTGACGGGCGGCGGCCTAAACGGGAGCAACGAGGTCGTGGCTCGGCACATGGCCCAAATCACACAGGGAGTTAGTAATATGGGTGGTCCGTTGATGTCGAGTGTGCTTAACGGAGGCAGCGGAAGCGGAGCTGGTGGAGGCGGCGGCGGTCCAAACGCATCGGGAATGCTCGGAGGAGGAGGTAGCATGACGGGTGGAACCATGAGCGGACCCGGCGGCATGGGAGGAGGTCCTGGTGGTGGAGCTACGGGACCTGGCGCGTCTGTGCTTAGTGGTATGGGCGCCGGAGGAAATGTGGCCATAGGTCCTGGATCCGCCATGGGCTCGATCGTGTCCCCGCGCAGCAACCCAAACTCCTCCTCGCTCCTGTGTGCTCCATCCTCCGACAACAGTAACTTCTTCAACTCGGACTTTGAGCTCGACTTTCCACATTCCACGTTCGATATGGAGTCGGTCGGTGTCGGCTGGGACTCGCGGCCCGACTCCCGGACCAGTGTAACTCCGGTCAGCACCCCGCGTCCTCCGTCCGTCAGCGCGTACAGCCCAGCGGCCGCTCCAATGTGCGCATCGCCGATGACGCCGTACTACTCAGGCAACACGATGGGCGGAATGCCGTCACCTTCCAACAACAATGGGGGagcaggtggtggtggaagcgGAAGTGGCCTCGTGAATACCAACATGTCCttaaacaataacaacaacaatactaacaacaacaacaacaacactgGGACGCCATTCGGTTCAAACGCGTTTCAGTTTCCGTTTGACGACAGCAAGGATAAGCTGCAAGATATGCaatcgcagcaacagcagcagcagcaacaacaccatccTCATATGTCACCGATGCAACAGCATCAGTCCTCTATGCAGTCGCAGCAAATGGtacagcggcagcagcaccagcagcaacatcaccaacaccagcaacaccaacagcacctTCAGCAGCAACCTCAGGCTCCATCGAATACGCACGATTCCGAGCGGTTGCGGAACCTGCTCACAACCAAGCGACCTCACTCAAATgcctcgtcctcgtccggtTTGGATATGGACCACGATCATCGGAATCCGAACCGAATCTTAAAG GGGTTGCTAAATTCCGAAGAAGATAAGGATAATAATGGCAATAAATTAAGTACCACATCTCTTTCACAACGTATACCTCAGTCAGTTAGAACCCCAACGCAAGGTAGTGGTAACAGTGGTGGTGTTAGTGGGCTGGGGTTAACAGCTCGCTcaggaaatgaaaatagtaAATCCAGTACCAATAATATGCTGTTACAG CTACTCAACGACAAAAGTGATGATGACGATAGTGACGCCCGCAACCGGCAAGGTCCTAGCGAACTTCTGAAGCAACTGCAGAAGGTTAAA GATGAACCAAAGGAGCATAATCCAGCTCCACTGAACAACGAAGAGCTGATCCAGATGCTACGGGTACAAAGCAATGATCGCAAACGACCTTCGACCGAACCGGACGAAGGGTCTGCCGTCAAGCGAACGGATAACCGGCCGTCTAAGTTACGCGAGCGTAACAAGATGTTAGCCTCACTGCTGGCCAACCCGGCCAAAGCACCTATGCCAATGCAGACCGCAATGCCCTTCAATCGCATCATCCCGGACATACCAAACTCGGGGTTGGCTCGTCAACTCGCAAACGTTTCGAGTTCGACCGCGCCAAATCAGAcactcaacaacaacaacctaACGACGAGcaacaataatttaaaacaagtACAACAGCTGAACCAAATGCgcctgcaacagcagcaacaacagcagcagatgcGCAAGTCAGCTATGCCTTCTCAATCACAACAGCCTCCAACATCCTCCGATATCTACCTcaaccatcagcagcaacagcaccaccatcagcagcagcagcagcatccgcaggcgcatcagcagcatcttcagcaacaacaacatctTCCACCACATccgcatcagcaacaccattcgcagcagcagcagcagcaacaagctTCGTTGATGCAGCAGCAAATGCTGGCCGCTCATCGGCAGCAGAACTTCTCGCCCGCGATACAGGACTCGGGTATCGGATCAGCCGGAAGCGGTTCGTTTGCGACATCGACGTCCGGCACTTCGACGCAACCCGTCTCCGAGTGGGATCCTGAACTCAACGAAATACTTAACCACGTGATCGACATTGCACCAGAGGGCGACTTTGCTGAAAGCGAACTCAACAGTATCTTAG GCTTAAGTCCAATCGAATCGTCTACATCTTCGGTTGTGCCGTCGCAAACTAGCCAACCAGATATTCATGAAAAATTGGCGATAAACGCGATCCAAAAATCGTTGATGCAGTACGAAAACGTTAGCTCCCCGTTGCAACCGCAACCACAGCCACAGTTCAGCGGAAGTCCTCCGGCATATCCGATGCACGCGATGGCCGGCGGAGCGAGCAGTGGTAGCGGTTCCGGCGGTGGAAGTGGACCCAACATGGGCCCCATGGGTCCAAGCGGCAGTGGCCCTGGTGTTGGTCCTGGAAGCGGCGCTACGGGTAGtgccagtggtggtggtggtggtcctgCAGTCAGCTCGGGTAGCaacatgcagcagcagcagcagcaacagtcgTCACAATCGGGAGCAAACCAAAACTTCACACCTCCGCCAGTGTACACGCAACGGATGCGAATACCACAGGGTCAGATGGGCGGTGGTAATCCAGGCGTGCCGCAGAATTTACTCGCCATGCAAAAGCTACATCAGAACCGCGATCGTATCCTGCAGGAACAACAACGGACACGActgcttcagcagcagcagaagcagcaaatGGTCGTGACCGTGAATCCTACCGCGAACTCTGACCTTGGAC CTCCCAACGTTACGCTTACCCGTGCAAATAATGTGCCGGATTCACAGCTCAGTCCTGGATTTTCGCCGAGCCTGATGCAACAGCAGCTGAGTCCTAGCCAACGTGCACAGCTAAGTCCGCAACAAGCAG GATTCCAAGGCAATCCGTTCAACAACAATCCAGGCCACCGATTATCTCCTCAGCTGCAACAGATGGTATCCGGTTTTGGCAATGCGGGTGGTAACGTAAATCAACAGCTATCACCTCGCCAGCCGCCATTTGGCGCTGGGGTGGGAGGCCAAGCGGTCAATCAACCGAACGTAGTCGTCCCGGGCCAAtcgccgcagcagcagcaacaacaacaacaacaacagcagcagcagcaacaacaagcacAACAGCAGTGGCAACAGAACACGAATGCGAGACTATCTATTCAGCAACAAAATCCAATGCTAAATGCTCAGCTTTCG TCCGTGGGTGGATTCAACCCCGCTGCGAATCGACAGTTTGTCGGTCCACCTCAAAGGCAACGGAATACGCTTAACAGTCCCGGAACACCCCGTCAACAGAACGCGTTCGGTGGCTCGATGGTGGATGGCGGCGGATTTCCAGGTCCACCCAGCCCCTCGCCAGTGGGTGTATCTGCGCCGAACTTTGCCAACAACGTGTATGCCACCCAGCAGATGAGGCTCCAGCGGCAAGGCAGTGTGCCGCCGCAAGCAACTCAACACTT GCACGCTGTTTTCGCAGGATCGCCCCGTTCCGCGTACGGTGGACATGGGCCCGGTCCGGACGCCACCGGTTACGGTATGATGTTCGGGAATGCGgcagcaatgcagcagcacaCGGCGACCTCACCAGGCGATTTCTTCAATCGCAGTCAAACTG GTGTCAACGGTGGTATTATCGGTGGTGGAAGTAGTATGGGtagcggcggcggcggcggcggtggcggcagtggcggcagcagcagcagccttaGCAATGGCACCAACTCCGGTGGCCAGAGCCTGAACCACTCGGAGCTGGTGCGGCAGGAGCTGCGGGCCGTTGTCAGTGGCCGAGCGCAACGGCCACCATCGCACAGTAGTCCGATGGGTTTGTCCCCGCTCGGGTCCATGTCGCTGCAGGCCTGTAACGATATCACCGGCGGTattggtagtggtggtggtggaggtgttaCCGGTGGAGGCGGTATGAATGCCTCCGTCGTCGGCAGTAGCAACGGTGTGTGCAGTGCCATGTCCAACATGTTGAGTGGTGGTATCGGTGTTGGTAGTAGTGGGAGTGCAGGAGGATCAAGGACATCCTCGACGGACACCGGCATGTCCGGGGCGATGCTACACAGCGGTAGCACTTCCACCGGTCTTGATCCATCGATGCTGTTCAATTACCATCTCACCCAGAAAG AGTTTTTCGGAGGAAACACGAGTCGGTGA